The Gemmatimonadaceae bacterium genome has a segment encoding these proteins:
- a CDS encoding FdhF/YdeP family oxidoreductase: MTGNELPPEEDLSKIDISDPPSAAAGMTGVVASFRHALGEMGVRRSLRTLTALNQKDGYDCQSCAWPDPDGSRHIAEFCENGAKATAWEATTRRATPELFARHSISELSAMSDHALGELGRLTHPMLLRRDATHYEPISWDDAFALIASELNALASPDEAVFYTSGRTSNEAAFLYQLFVRQFGTNNLPDCSNMCHESSGTALTEAIGVGKGTVTLEDFAHAEAIFIAGQNPGTNHPRMLSTLQKAKRNGATIVGINPLAETGLRRFKQPQELTGLLGRGTEIADFLLRVRVGGDVALFQGIAKALLERDARGEKSLVGAFIAACTDGFDVYARALTRQPWDMITSASGVPYDDIVRAAEVFARSERTITCWGMGLTQHVNAVANIQEIVNLHLLRGQIGKLGAGLCPVRGHSNVQGDRTVGIWERPRPEFLDRLGAVFGFVPPRHHGFDTVGAIRAMHAGSAKVFFALGGNFLQATPDTEYVAAALRRCRLTVHVSIKPNRAHLVTGEQALILPCLGRSERDVQAHGPQFVTTENSMAIVQASRGVLEPASPQLLSEPAIVARLARTTLGSRSAVAWDELVGDYDRIRDAIERVIPIFEHYNERARVPGGFHLPNAARDRVFLTATGKARFTVHALPTFQLAPGQLLLTTVRAHDQFNTTVYAPNDRYRGVRNGRRVIFLHPDDMRARELAAEVAVDITSHHGGEERVARNFRVVPYDVPRGCAAAYFPEANVLVPHDHVAVGSNTPASKAIVITVRRAERVVRS, translated from the coding sequence ATGGGCGTGCGCCGGTCACTGCGCACGTTGACGGCACTCAACCAGAAAGACGGCTACGATTGCCAGTCGTGCGCGTGGCCCGATCCCGATGGTAGCCGTCACATCGCGGAATTTTGCGAGAATGGCGCGAAGGCGACGGCGTGGGAAGCGACGACACGTCGTGCGACGCCCGAGCTCTTTGCGCGCCACAGCATCAGCGAGCTGTCGGCGATGTCGGATCACGCGCTCGGCGAGCTTGGACGCCTCACGCATCCGATGCTGCTGCGGCGCGACGCGACGCATTACGAGCCGATCTCGTGGGACGATGCCTTCGCGCTCATCGCGTCCGAGCTCAACGCGCTGGCGTCGCCGGACGAGGCCGTATTCTACACATCCGGTCGGACGTCGAACGAGGCGGCGTTCTTGTATCAATTGTTCGTTAGGCAGTTCGGGACCAACAATCTTCCGGACTGCTCCAACATGTGTCATGAATCGAGCGGCACTGCGCTCACGGAAGCGATCGGCGTCGGCAAGGGGACGGTAACGCTGGAGGACTTCGCGCACGCGGAAGCAATCTTCATCGCGGGGCAGAATCCGGGAACGAACCATCCCCGAATGTTGTCGACGTTGCAGAAGGCCAAACGAAACGGCGCGACGATCGTCGGCATCAATCCGCTCGCCGAAACGGGATTGCGGCGATTCAAGCAGCCGCAGGAGCTGACGGGACTTCTCGGGCGCGGCACGGAGATCGCCGACTTTCTCCTGCGCGTTCGCGTCGGCGGCGACGTCGCTCTGTTTCAGGGAATCGCCAAAGCACTGCTCGAGCGCGATGCGCGCGGTGAAAAGTCGCTCGTCGGCGCTTTCATCGCGGCATGCACCGACGGTTTCGACGTGTATGCGCGCGCGCTGACGCGCCAGCCGTGGGACATGATCACATCGGCGAGCGGTGTGCCTTACGACGACATCGTGCGCGCCGCCGAGGTCTTTGCCAGGTCCGAGAGGACGATCACCTGCTGGGGAATGGGACTCACCCAGCATGTGAACGCCGTCGCGAACATTCAGGAGATCGTCAATCTCCACCTGCTGCGTGGACAGATCGGCAAGCTTGGCGCGGGCCTCTGTCCTGTGCGCGGTCACAGCAACGTGCAGGGCGATCGCACGGTCGGTATCTGGGAGCGTCCCCGCCCCGAGTTCCTCGACCGGCTCGGCGCAGTGTTCGGGTTTGTGCCGCCGCGGCATCACGGGTTCGACACCGTCGGAGCAATTCGTGCCATGCATGCGGGAAGCGCCAAGGTCTTCTTCGCGTTGGGCGGTAACTTCCTGCAAGCGACGCCCGACACGGAGTACGTCGCGGCCGCGCTGCGCCGCTGCCGCCTCACGGTCCACGTGTCGATCAAGCCCAATCGCGCGCACCTCGTTACCGGGGAGCAGGCGCTCATCCTTCCCTGCCTCGGCCGCTCCGAGCGCGACGTCCAGGCGCACGGCCCGCAATTCGTGACGACCGAGAACTCGATGGCGATCGTTCAGGCGTCGCGCGGTGTGCTCGAGCCGGCGTCGCCGCAACTTCTGAGCGAGCCCGCGATCGTCGCGCGCCTCGCACGGACGACGTTAGGCAGCCGCAGCGCGGTCGCGTGGGACGAGCTCGTCGGCGACTACGATCGCATTCGGGACGCGATCGAGCGGGTGATCCCGATCTTCGAGCACTACAACGAGCGGGCGCGCGTGCCGGGCGGCTTTCATCTGCCGAACGCCGCGCGCGATCGCGTCTTCCTGACGGCGACCGGCAAGGCGCGCTTCACAGTCCACGCTCTTCCCACGTTCCAGCTCGCGCCCGGCCAGCTGTTACTCACGACGGTGCGGGCGCACGATCAGTTCAATACCACCGTCTATGCCCCTAACGACCGATATCGCGGCGTACGCAACGGGCGACGCGTGATCTTTCTTCATCCCGACGACATGCGTGCACGTGAGCTCGCCGCCGAGGTGGCCGTCGACATCACGAGCCATCACGGCGGCGAGGAGCGCGTTGCGCGCAACTTTCGCGTCGTACCGTACGACGTCCCGCGCGGCTGCGCCGCGGCCTATTTCCCCGAGGCGAACGTCCTCGTACCGCACGACCACGTCGCCGTCGGCAGCAACACTCCCGCCTCCAAAGCAATCGTCATAACCGTTAGGCGGGCCGAGCGAGTCGTCAGGTCTTGA
- a CDS encoding DUF3761 domain-containing protein: protein MLRNFSVRALVIACAFALAPLALQAQATTCKDGTTSTASGKGACSGHGGVGKAAAKAAKAESKANTKVAKTDAKVAKSESKAASKATKTTDAAGATAKCKDGTYSRAATRRGACSRHGGVAEWLKT, encoded by the coding sequence ATGCTTCGAAATTTCTCCGTTCGGGCGTTGGTCATTGCATGCGCATTCGCCCTCGCTCCACTCGCCCTACAGGCGCAGGCGACGACATGCAAGGACGGCACGACTTCCACCGCCAGCGGTAAGGGTGCGTGCTCCGGCCACGGCGGCGTCGGCAAGGCCGCTGCGAAGGCCGCGAAAGCAGAGTCGAAGGCGAACACCAAGGTCGCAAAGACCGACGCCAAAGTCGCGAAGTCAGAATCGAAGGCGGCTAGCAAAGCCACGAAGACGACCGACGCAGCGGGCGCGACGGCGAAGTGCAAGGACGGCACGTATTCGCGCGCGGCCACTCGCCGCGGCGCCTGCTCGCGCCACGGCGGCGTCGCCGAATGGCTCAAGACCTGA